The following are encoded in a window of Castanea sativa cultivar Marrone di Chiusa Pesio chromosome 5, ASM4071231v1 genomic DNA:
- the LOC142636990 gene encoding uncharacterized protein LOC142636990 has protein sequence MSKTLLSRIKPLHNRKPRSSSSTLPFRHFAKHVQGTIQILKTQDQWEQSLESFFSESDVVVSDFAHFVLDRIHDVELGLKFFDWASKRPYSCSLNGSAYSSLLILLARFKVFLEIELLFERMKLEELKPTCEALSVVIQAYADSGLVDKAVELYYVVGEIHNCVPSVFACNSLLNVLVKHQRNETAHQVYNKMLENSCVDNYSTCIMVRGLCRDGKVKEGRELIEDRWGEGCIPNVVFYNTLIDGYCNKGEFESANGLFKELKLKGFLPTLETYGVMINGFCKEGDFESIDRLLWEMKERGLKVNARVYNNIIYARYKHGCTVEVVEIMGRMVESGCEPDIITYNTLINGLCKEGKVEEAYQFLEQAMKRGLMLNKFSYTPITHVYCRQGEYYRALDLLIKMTEGGYKPDLVSYGALIHGLIVAGEVDVALTMREKMMEKGVLPDAGIYNVLISGLCKKGRFPTAKLLFADMLDQNVQPDAFVYATLVDGFIRNGDIQEAKKLFELVIEKGIDPGVVGYNALIKGFCKFGMMKDACSCTIRMRKGHNVPDVFTYTTLIDGYVKQHDLDGALKMLGLMVKQRCKPNVVTYTALINGFCGKGDTNRAEKIFREMQSCGLEPNVVTYTILIGRFCKDCKLAKAASFFELMLMSKCTPNDVTFHYLINGFANIALTAIPKEGNELHEVKKSMFLDFFGRMVSDGWVQVTAAYNSIIICLCQHGMVKIALQLCDKMIGKGFLLDSVSFAALLHGICLEGRSKEWKNIISCTLNEHELQTAVKYSLKLNQYLPQGRSSEALLILEALIEDYKSNDQQAKVLVG, from the coding sequence ATGTCTAAAACCCTTCTCTCTCGCATCAAACCCCTTCACAATCGCAAACCCAGGTCTTCTTCTTCAACCTTGCCATTCAGGCATTTCGCCAAACATGTCCAAGGCACAATTCAAATCCTCAAAACCCAAGACCAGTGGGAGCAGTCCCTCGAAAGCTTCTTTTCTGAATCCGATGTCGTTGTTTCAGACTTTGCCCATTTCGTTTTAGATCGAATACATGATGTAGAATTGGGTCTAAAGTTCTTTGATTGGGCCTCAAAGCGGCCGTATAGTTGTTCACTGAATGGTTCTGCTTATTCTTCGCTTTTGATACTTTTGGCGAGGTTTAAAGTGTTTTTGGAGATTGAATTGCTGTTTGAGCGAATGAAACTTGAGGAATTAAAGCCAACTTGTGAAGCATTAAGCGTTGTGATTCAAGCTTATGCAGATTCTGGGTTGGTGGATAAGGCTGTTGAATTGTATTATGTGGTGGGTGAAATACATAATTGTGTGCCAAGTGTTTTTGCATGCAATTCATTGCTTAATGTTCTTGTGAAGCATCAGAGAAATGAAACTGCACACCAAGTGTATAATAAAATGCTTGAGAATTCTTGTGTGGATAATTATAGTACTTGTATTATGGTTAGGGGTTTATGTAGGGATGGAAAGGTCAAGGAAGGCAGGGAGTTGATTGAAGATAGGTGGGGGGAAGGTTGCATACCAAATGTTGTGTTTTATAATACACTCATTGACGGTTATTGCAATAAAGGTGAATTTGAAAGTGCCAATGGACTTTTTAAGGAGTTGAAATTGAAAGGGTTCTTACCTACACTGGAAACTTATGGGGTTATGATAAATGGGTTTTGCAAGGAAGGGGACTTTGAATCGATTGACCGACTTTTGTGGGAAATGAAAGAGAGGGGTTTGAAAGTTAATGCCCGAGTgtataacaatataatttatGCTCGATATAAGCATGGTTGTACAGTTGAAGTGGTGGAGATAATGGGGAGGATGGTTGAGAGTGGTTGTGAGCCAGATATTATAACTTATAATACTCTTATTAATGGCTTGTGTAAAGAGGGGAAGGTTGAGGAAGCTTATCAATTTCTAGAGCAGGCAATGAAAAGGGGATTAATGCTGAACAAATTTAGTTATACTCCTATTACACATGTTTATTGTAGACAAGGGGAATACTATAGGGCCTTAGATTTGCTTATTAAGATGACAGAAGGAGGATATAAGCCTGATTTGGTTTCATATGGTGCTCTCATCCATGGACTTATTGTCGCAGGGGAGGTTGATGTTGCATTGACAATGCGAGAAAAAATGATGGAAAAGGGAGTATTGCCTGATGCCGGTATTTATAATGTTTTAATAAGTGGACTTTGCAAGAAAGGGAGGTTTCCTACTGCTAAGTTGCTCTTTGCTGATATGCTTGACCAAAATGTACAACCTGATGCTTTTGTTTATGCCACTTTGGTGGATGGGTTCATCAGAAATGGTGACATTCAGGAGGCCAAAAAACTCTTTGAACTCGTCATTGAAAAGGGTATAGACCCTGGTGTTGTAGGTTATAATGCCTTGATTAAAGGTTTTTGCAAATTTGGAATGATGAAAGATGCATGTTCTTGCACCATTAGAATGAGGAAAGGGCATAATGTTCCAGATGTATTTACTTATACCACCCTTATTGATGGGTATGTAAAGCAGCATGACTTGGATGGTGCACTAAAGATGTTAGGGCTAATGGTAAAACAGAGATGCAAGCCAAATGTGGTCACATACACTGCCCTCATAAATGGGTTTTGCGGCAAGGGAGATACCAATAGAGCTGAAAAAATTTTCAGAGAGATGCAATCTTGTGGATTGGAGCCTAATGTTGTCACATACACTATACTTATTGGGAGGTTTTGTAAAGATTGTAAACTTGCAAAAGCTGCCTCCTTTTTTGAATTGATGCTAATGAGCAAGTGCACTCCTAATGATGTTACTTTTCATTATCTTATTAATGGGTTTGCAAATATTGCACTGACTGCAATTCCCAAGGAAGGCAATGAGCTTCATGAGGTCAAGAAGTctatgtttttggatttttttggaaGGATGGTATCAGATGGATGGGTTCAAGTAACTGCGGCATATAATTCTATTATCATCTGCCTTTGCCAGCATGGAATGGTTAAAATTGCTTTGCAGTTGTGTGATAAGATGATTGGTAAGGGTTTCCTTCTTGATTCTGTTTCTTTTGCTGCCTTGCTACATGGCATTTGCTTGGAAGGAAGATCAAAGGAATGGAAAAACATTATCTCTTGTACTTTGAACGAACATGAGCTCCAAACTGCTGTCAAATACTCACTGAAATTAAACCAATATCTTCCTCAAGGAAGGTCTTCCGAGGCTTTACTTATTTTAGAAGCCTTGATTGAAGACTACAAGTCTAATGATCAACAAGCCAAAGTCTTAGTGGGgtag